The genomic DNA GGGAGAAGTTCTCCCAGACCCAGTCCCTATCTTCATAGGCATGAATTATATACGCCGCATAGTCAAACTGCTCTGGCTGTCTATCCATTTCTTTGAAACCAAGAGCTCGATGCACTAAAACATTCCAGTAGAAGGATATCCTCCAGCCTTCAAAATGGATGAAcagtacaataaaaataaaactcagtaaGATACTGGTATTTATTATGAAAAGGAGTTTGAAGGGGGCACTGTCTTTGCAGGGTGATATATCAAAAAGCATCACTGGAAAACCATGATATTGAGGCGGGGTATTGCAGAGGTAATGGCTTGATAGTTCAGAGATATTGGTATGGGTAGCATTGAGCCAGGTAACAAACCAGGCAATACTTTCACACGTGCAATCAAACGGATTAAAGCGCATATCTAAATTACTCAGGTTCCTGAAAGCTGGCCCAAAAACATCCTTCTCAACTGATGTGATGAGATTCTTCTGAAGGTTTAACGACTTTAGAGATGCCTGATTGTCAAAGATGGATGGTGGAAGTATGTTTAAATTATTCAACCCTAAATTGATGCTCTTTAACTGAAGCAAGTCCTTGAAGGCCTCTGCTGGGATCTCATCAAAGCCGTTAGACTCTAAATTAAGGATGTGGAGGTGAGAAAGACCCTTTAGAAAATTCACAGGACCACCAGGATTTGCTTGTTTCCAGAGCCGGGCTAAGTTGTTATGCTGCAAATCCAGAATTTCCAGTCTGTCCAGACCCTCCAACAGTTCATCATTGATGTTGGCTATGTTGTTGTTGCTTAGATCAAGGATGGTCATATTGGCAAGAGGGCGAAAAGGTGAAGGGGAGCTATCCAGGTTTTTAAGGGCCACCCTTCGGAGCATCAGTTGCTGAAGGCTTGGAACCAGGGCAAAAGAGCTGCTAGTCAGTTGCAGGTATTTGTTGTAGGAAAGGTAGATTTCAACAATGTTTTCTAGACCTCTCCATTCCTGGCCCGTGAGTTCCTGCCCAATGTCATTAATGCCGAGGTCAAGTACCTTTAGGTGGCCCAACCAAGAAAAAGCACCCCTCTCtatttttgagattttattttttgttaggtTGAGTATTAGTAAAGGAGAATGAGCAAGTGatacaaatgttttatttgttaaagTTTGCAAACTGGTGAAAGAGTTGGATAAACTTAAATATCGCAGCTGTGTGAGTCCCATGAACATATTGCTTTTTATGCCTGGAAAGTTGTTATCGTCCATGTTAAGATGCTCCAAACATGTTAGCCACTGAAAGGCAAAATCATCAATCTTGGGAAACAAAGCAAGGGAATTGCTTTGTTTAGTAAAAGAGCGTCTCAAATTCAGGTATCTCACATTGAAAAGCCCATAGAAGGAGCGAGAAGACAAATGTACTATGTTATTATACTCCAGGAAGAGATATTCTAGATGTGGAAGCCAAGCAAAGGAATCATTGCCGATCACATTTAAGCCATTATAGGAAAGATCAAGCACGGTGAGGTTCGTCTGCTTTAGTCCAGCGAAAGTCATGTTGCTTGTTCTGTACAGCTGGGTGCTGCTCAGGGAGAGAGTCTGAATGCTTGTGTTTGACAATTCCTGACAAAGGTTCTCGGTGAGACTGGGGCCCAGTTGGGCATTGTTCAGAGAGAGACCAAATAATTTTCCAATTGCATGGAAACACCCTGGAGAAAACTAAGggtggagggaaaaaaagaggtaaATAACCAAGACACAGTAGAGTTTGTATGACCCTTGCAACACAATCTGTTAAACACAATGCGTTACTCCAGCCCCCTCTTCTTTTCATTACCTTCTCTGGattttctctccatccctctaaTGCACAGCTCCTTACTCTGCACCTTGCTCCAAcactcctctctgcccctcccctggccacagGGTAACTTCTATTCAGCATCCATGGTTCAGCTTAGATGTCACTCCTGCTGGGGTCCTTACATGCCTGACATGTGCTACATTGTCTAGCACACAGTTCTATGAAGTAATGTTTATTACACTAACTTTATAACTGGAGAACTGGAGTAGAGAGAACTTGAATAATTTGCCTGATTGCACAATTAATAAGAGAGAAAGCCCAGAGAGGAAGGCAACTAAATTAGCTCTAAAGCCCATGCTCTTAAACATCATGCTATGTTAATTCTTTCAGAGATTTTGTAAGATAGATGGTATTTCCACTTTACATGTGAggacccagagaggtgaagttcCCCAAAGTCAAAGTACTGGTCTATAATGGAAGGAGGATTTTAAGCCACTTCTGTTTGACAGCAGAGGCCTAGCTCCTAATTGCTACCCAACTCCCTTTCTTGTGAGGGCGACATCAATGACCAAGAAGTCAGTGTGAAGGATTTTGCAAGTCTATAGAGATTTTTGGATTCCTATCCATGTGACACAATTACGGACTGCCCACACCTAAAGACAGAACATGAAATAATTTATCTCACTTCTTACCTCTTTAATTTGATTTGAAGAcaactctaatttttttaaagaagaattgcCAAGGAAATCAAGTTCTTCACGTTTTAGtacatgaattttattatttgataataAAAGTTCTTGGAGATTTTCCAGTTGGAGTTGAGTTCCTAATTTAGTAGATGATAAGCCATTGTGAGATAAATCTAATTTGATTAAATTCTGAGAGGAAAAAATAAGTAGATGTTAGAATCTTGCCATCAAAAATAGTTcttctaaatcaggggtggggaatcttttttctgccaagtgccatttggatatttatgataTCATTCATATGCTATACAAAACcatcaacttaaacattagcctgcatatttggtcaaacacttaattaactcattcctaatgccttggtagggccagacTAAATGATTTTATGGGCCTTATATGGTCTGCAggggtttcccacccctgctctaaatgtATGTGAACCTTAGAAAGAACTCAACAGCAAAATGTCATTTCTCTATTATTCTATAGAAAACTAACAATAGGAGTAATAAAAATCTTTGTtgagattaaaaatattattgttgTAAGGATTTAGTTTCTTACATCAAGAATCACTTTATTTCTCTTACTGAAATAAGAAAGGCTTAAGCTTACTTATTCATGACATAAAGAATAGTCATAATGAGC from Myotis daubentonii chromosome 2, mMyoDau2.1, whole genome shotgun sequence includes the following:
- the TLR3 gene encoding toll-like receptor 3, whose amino-acid sequence is MSWRLLCHISCFLGLLPFWIQCTSSANRCAVWHEVADCSHLKLTQIPDDLPANITVLNLTHNQLRKLPPANFTRYSQLTILDAGFNSISKLEPELCQKLPLLEILNLQHNELYQLSDKTFIFCRNLTELHLRYNLIHKIQNNPFKDLKNLIKLDLSHNGLSSTKLGTQLQLENLQELLLSNNKIHVLKREELDFLGNSSLKKLELSSNQIKEFSPGCFHAIGKLFGLSLNNAQLGPSLTENLCQELSNTSIQTLSLSSTQLYRTSNMTFAGLKQTNLTVLDLSYNGLNVIGNDSFAWLPHLEYLFLEYNNIVHLSSRSFYGLFNVRYLNLRRSFTKQSNSLALFPKIDDFAFQWLTCLEHLNMDDNNFPGIKSNMFMGLTQLRYLSLSNSFTSLQTLTNKTFVSLAHSPLLILNLTKNKISKIERGAFSWLGHLKVLDLGINDIGQELTGQEWRGLENIVEIYLSYNKYLQLTSSSFALVPSLQQLMLRRVALKNLDSSPSPFRPLANMTILDLSNNNIANINDELLEGLDRLEILDLQHNNLARLWKQANPGGPVNFLKGLSHLHILNLESNGFDEIPAEAFKDLLQLKSINLGLNNLNILPPSIFDNQASLKSLNLQKNLITSVEKDVFGPAFRNLSNLDMRFNPFDCTCESIAWFVTWLNATHTNISELSSHYLCNTPPQYHGFPVMLFDISPCKDSAPFKLLFIINTSILLSFIFIVLFIHFEGWRISFYWNVLVHRALGFKEMDRQPEQFDYAAYIIHAYEDRDWVWENFSPMEEQDQSLRFCLEERDFQAGVLELEAIVNSIKRSRKTIFVVTQHLLKDPLCKRFKVHQAVQKAIEQNLDSIILIFLEEIPDYKLNHALCLRRGMFKSHCILNWPVQKERKNAFHHTLQVALGSRNSVH